In Candidatus Hydrogenedens sp., the DNA window GTCCGTTGAATGTGATTTCACTTACTTTTTCAATAAACTTAGGTTGTCCCGCTTTTAATACTTTTACTTTTCCATCTTCTACTTTTATTTCTGATTGATTTCCCCATGCAACACAGAAGAATACCTTTTTAGCAGATGTAGTCAGGTCAATAAACCCACCGGGACCTACATAATTAATTGCACCTTCTCCCCGTTTAGAAACATTTACATTCCCATAAGCATCTACTTCCAGAGCACCTAAAATGACACTATCTAATCTTTTATACATTCGCTGGAATACAGTAGCAGAAGAAACAATTTCAGTAGGATTAATTGCCGCACCAAAGAATATCCCGGGTGCGGGCAGACCACCCATAACTCCGCTTTCTGTCATCAGGGTTATATCATTTAAAGCACCACTCTCATAAAGGAGGCGGGAAGCCTCTTCGGGAAGTCCAACACCAATATCTACATAGTCACCTTTTTTGGAATTTTGAACAAATATTTTTGCGGCAAGTCGGGCTAATACTTCGTCCGCAGTAGTTCTACGAGGGGTAACTCCCAATACTTTATTTACAAAGCGAACCCTTGCAATACCTTCATCTATCGGTGTTTTGCTATTTAATGTCAGAAAGTCCCAGTAATGAATATGTTTTACTCCCCCTGTTTGTTCGGTTCCTTTCCAAACTACAATGGCATCAATATCTGAAGCAGGCAGGAATATTTCATCGTGTCTCTTATCCACAATTTGAGCCACATTCGCAATAACAATTCCTCCATGCTTTTTTACTGCTTTAGTTATTTCATAACTTTCACCAATCATTACAGCATTCTTTTGATAGATATTTCCCTCTTTATCTGCAGAGGGAGCATTAAAGATGGCAACATCTGGCCAGGGACATTCATATTTGAAATATTCATTATCTATTATCGAAACATATTGTGGTTTATTCCCGTTAAGTAAAGGAGTCCCTCTACCTGTTCGTGGGTCTATGAAAGTTCCTGTACCCGTTTTGTTGATAACATAGTTTTTGCCTTCTTCTCCCATGGCTTTTAATATCAATGTAAGGGTTCCTTGAGGAATAATCTGGATTTCACAACGACCCTGGTCAGCTAATCTCAAAATGGATTTATATGTTTCCGTATGACCTGTAAAAATACGCGTGCAAAGTCCGGGTAGACCTAATTCTTCTAATGTTCCAGAAATTTTACCTCTTCCACCCTGTCCGCCTACACTAACGATAGTTAAATTGCAAGGATGCCCTGTTTCTTGAAACATTTCTTTTATTGTCCACCACATATAAGAGGCTCTCATATTTCCTGCAAGCCCTGAAGTAGCAATAACGGAGCCGTCTTTAATCATACGGACTGCTTCGCGGGCACCCATAAATTTTGGGTTTCCAGGGACACGAACTGCCTTTTTTGTGTTTCTCCAATCCCAGGTGGCTCTCCATTTAGCAATGTGATAAAGTAATTGAATCTTTGTTAATGTATTCATGACCGCTAAACCTTAATTTTTTTGTATAAATTAATATTAATTTTGATTTATGATTTTATAATTTCGTGTGAAAATTATATAAAATTAATAAGTTAAATTTCATAAATTAATAATTTTTATAGTATTTTAGAAAAATTTCAAAGGTAATAAAACAAAAACTTGAATTCAGTTATTTAGACAAAGAAATAAAAATTAGGTTTTAAAAAGTGTTGATGAATGAATATAAAATTGTTGTATAATCATAAAAAAATTGGGTGAGAAAAGTGGTTATAACGAAAAAACAAGAAAGTATTATTAATAAATATTTAACGGAGGTAAATACATCTTTAAATTCTTCTACAGATATTGAAAATAGACAAAAAATACTTCTTGACTTAAGAACTAAGATTATATCTACACTCAAAAAAACGGGTAAGAACTATATTCATGATGAGGAACTGTGCGAAATTTTATATGAAGAATTCGGCGAGCCTGTAATACAAGCTGAAAAATTACTCCATCCAAGAGAGCCCGCTCTAAAACTTACTTTAGATTATGAAAACAGGATATGGTTAGGTGTTTGTGCAGGATTATCTGCAAGGCTTCAAGTTCCTGTATTATTAATAAGATTGTTATTTTCCATTTTGGGCTTATGTCTTGGTTTTGGATTTATTGTATATTTGTCTATTTATTTTTATCTTTATTTTTCCTCAGGTGCTTATAGCGGTAAAAAAATCCATTGGGGTTTTCTTATTTATCAGTTAATTTTAACCTTGTTTTTATTGGGGCTTGTTTATGGTATAGCCTTTTTTTTACTTAAAGGTATCGAATTATTACATCGTGGGTGGGTATCGTATTATTATAAGAGTAGTTTAGCCAATGTTGATGATGTATATTCATTTATATTCATGTCGTTTTTATTCTATGTGTGGACAGGAATTTTGTCTGCTATTATGGGTGGTTTGCCATTAAGAAATGACTGGGATAAGACATTCCGTAATATTCGGGATGCCCAAATTGCCCTTTTGGTTATTTTTGAATCTGCTGGGATAGCATGGGTTGTTTATCATCTTATTATAGAATCCATAGCCGCTTTTCGCAGCATAATGATATAAAGCCATTTCAGAATTGGCAAGTTTATTTAGGGTATAATCTTATCTCAAAGTTGTAGTACAAAGGAAATAAGATAGGAGTTGAAAAGTGATAACTATTCCACAGGAAGGGAAATCTAAAGAAGAAGTGTTGAAGGAATTAGAATTAGCCCGTCAAAATGATGCTCGTTGGGAGGATGGGCGTATATTTAGTCTTGTATTCCATTTTTCAGAAGAGCATTCCGAATTGGTTAAAGATGCATACAATATGTATATTCATGAAAACGGATTAAATCCAATGGCTTTTCAGAGTTTGAGGAAGTTTGAGTCAGAAGTTGTTCAAATGACCGCTTCTTTACTTAATGGAGATAACAATACAGTAGGGTGCATGACCTCAGGGGGAACAGAAAGTATTTTATTAGCCATGAAGACATATAGAGATAAGGCACGAAAAGAACGCGGTGATAAATATTTTGTACCTGAAATTATCATTCCCGATTCTGCTCATGTTGCTTTTCTCAAAGCAGGCGAATATTTTGATATAAAAATGATACATGCACCTGTTAATAAAACAGGGAAAGTGGATGTAAATGCGGTTGAACGAAGAATAACTCCCAATACAGTTGCTCTGGTTGGTTCTGCTCCCAATTATCCGTATGGAACGATTGACCCCATATCTGAATTAAGTGATTTAGCCTTAGAGTATCATTTAAATCTACATGTAGATGCATGTGTTGGTGGCTTTATTCTTCCGTGGTTAGAGAAAATAGGAGAGGATATTACTCCTTTTGATTTCCGTGTTCCAGGGGTAACATCTATTTCCGCAGATTTACATAAATATGGCTATTCAGCAAAAGGTGCTTCGGTGATTTTGTATCGTTCCATGGATATAATGAGACACCAATTGTTTGTTTCGGTGAATTTTCCTGGAGGTATTGTGATGACACCCGGTTTAACAGGTACGCGTCCTGGTGGTGCCATTGCTTCTGCATGGGCAACTCTTATGAGTTTGGGACAAAAGAAATACATTGAAAATGCAAGGAATTTGTCGGAAATTGTTAAGAAGTTTAAAGAGGGAATTCAGGCAATTCCGGAACTGGAAATTGTAGGCGAACCGCAAGGACCATTATTCGCCTATTGTAGTAAAACCCCAAAGGTAAATATTTACGCTGTAGCAGATATTTTAGAATCGAAAGGATGGCATATTGACCGCCAGCAAAAACCTGCAAGTATTCATTTTATGATTAATCCGTTACACGGTAAAATTGTAGATGAATATTTGAACGATTTAAGAGATGCGGTAGAAAAAGTGAAAGAAAACCCTGATTTAGCAAAGCAAGCAACAGCACCGATTTATGGAATGCTGGCTAATGTGCCTTTACGCGGAATGGTAGAGTCGGAAGTTCGAAAAATTGTAGAAAATATATATAAAGGCACATCATCAGAAATAAATCTTGAGGAACAAAATACCCCTGATAATGTATTAACAATAGTAAGGAAATTATTTTCTTATTTATCTAACAAGTAAAAAATGATGCGGCAAAAGAAGAATAACTTAAAAAGGATGGTATTACTTTTTATTTGTATTTGTCTGTATGCCTATTCTTCATACGGGCAGGATAGACTTCTGGATGGTGTTAAGACGGGATTTGATACGGTTATAAAAGGTATTCATCAGATAGGTTCCTATGCAGATGAGGTTTTAAGGTCGAACCTTTTTGGAAATCAACAATCGCTTCCCTATACGATTACAAAGAAATATGAAAATCAGGTTTCGGTATCTCAAAATGTAAATATGCTAATAAAAAATGAGTTTGGGTTTGTTGATATTAAATCATGGAATGAGCCTTTGGTCGTTGTAGAAACGACACTAACCTTAGGTGGGCAAAGTCAGGATGTCCTTGAAAAAACAGCAAGTAATTTTCAACCACGAATCAATAATCAGAATAATACATTGTTGATTGAAAATCAGTTTCCCGAAGAGAGTGTGTCTTTTATAAAAATTGATTATGCTATTACCCTACCTCATTCTGCAAATGTTTCTGTTGATAATTTTTTTGGAGATACGCGAATATCTAATGTAGATGGGTCTGTGACCATTAATGAACAATACGGCTCTGTAGAACTTGAAAATATTAGTGGACGGGTTTCTGTGAGGGCACAGGGAGAATTTCCACTAAAAGCAAAAAAAATTACAAATGGCGGTTTTTTCTATCTTTCGAGAACGAATGCGGAGATACAGGATTTGCAAGGAGAAATTAGCATTTACAATCTTCTGGGAGAACTAAAAATACAAAAGTTAGGAGATGGGAGGTTCGTTTTACATACGGATAGTGGCAAATCAAGTATTAAGTTTGAAGATACCTCACAGCTGGAAGTCAAGGGTAGTTTGTTAGGCAGTCAGTTAACTACAGATTTACCAATTCTACAAAAAAGCACGGGCTCATTGAATACTCTGGATTTAACCAATCCGGATGCAAAACAAAAAATTGAAATAACGGCGGTATTTTCGGAAGTATCTCTTTTTAAAAGCGACACATTACTTTCCAGTCCTCAGAGTGCTATATCCAACTATAAACCTTTTAGTGAAGTATTTTCATCAGAGGAAGGGATTAATCCCGATGATGTTTTAATAATTAATAATCAAAAAGGTGATGTTCGTATTCTCCCTGCAAATGACAATAAAATCCGAGTAAAAGCGACTCGTTTGGTTTGGGTATCTTCTGCGGATAAAGCGACATCGGCATTAGAGAAAGTGTCCGTAAATCTTCACCGAACAGAAAATAGAATATATATTATGACATCAGGGGATTTTGAGGCACTTCCGGAATATCTTTCAGATTGGAGGATAGATATTCAAGTATTTTGTCCTCCCAATGTAGATGTTTCTATTGAGTCAAAAGAAGAACAAACCGCATGTGAAAATATGGAGAGTTCTTTACGCATAAATCAAGGGTCAGGTGTTGTTTCTGTTCTGACATGCAAAGGTCCTTATTTCGTATCTAACCAAAAAGGGAATATACGAATAGAAGATATGAGTAATGATGGGGAGATAACAATTCGGGGTGGATTGGCAACATTAAAAAATATTAAGGCGCCTATTAATATAACGGCTATTCAGGCAAATGTAAATTTGGAAGATATTCAATCGAAGATTGTAGCACGATTGCAGGAAGGGGATATTCGTTTTTTGGCACTAAACGGGATATTAGG includes these proteins:
- a CDS encoding malonate decarboxylase subunit alpha, whose product is MNTLTKIQLLYHIAKWRATWDWRNTKKAVRVPGNPKFMGAREAVRMIKDGSVIATSGLAGNMRASYMWWTIKEMFQETGHPCNLTIVSVGGQGGRGKISGTLEELGLPGLCTRIFTGHTETYKSILRLADQGRCEIQIIPQGTLTLILKAMGEEGKNYVINKTGTGTFIDPRTGRGTPLLNGNKPQYVSIIDNEYFKYECPWPDVAIFNAPSADKEGNIYQKNAVMIGESYEITKAVKKHGGIVIANVAQIVDKRHDEIFLPASDIDAIVVWKGTEQTGGVKHIHYWDFLTLNSKTPIDEGIARVRFVNKVLGVTPRRTTADEVLARLAAKIFVQNSKKGDYVDIGVGLPEEASRLLYESGALNDITLMTESGVMGGLPAPGIFFGAAINPTEIVSSATVFQRMYKRLDSVILGALEVDAYGNVNVSKRGEGAINYVGPGGFIDLTTSAKKVFFCVAWGNQSEIKVEDGKVKVLKAGQPKFIEKVSEITFNGQEALKAGKEVFYITHIGAFVLTEKGMELRWIMPGVDIEKDISNVIKMPFILPENGPLVVDDTIVSGRNFKLKFE
- a CDS encoding PspC domain-containing protein produces the protein MVITKKQESIINKYLTEVNTSLNSSTDIENRQKILLDLRTKIISTLKKTGKNYIHDEELCEILYEEFGEPVIQAEKLLHPREPALKLTLDYENRIWLGVCAGLSARLQVPVLLIRLLFSILGLCLGFGFIVYLSIYFYLYFSSGAYSGKKIHWGFLIYQLILTLFLLGLVYGIAFFLLKGIELLHRGWVSYYYKSSLANVDDVYSFIFMSFLFYVWTGILSAIMGGLPLRNDWDKTFRNIRDAQIALLVIFESAGIAWVVYHLIIESIAAFRSIMI
- a CDS encoding aspartate aminotransferase family protein, encoding MITIPQEGKSKEEVLKELELARQNDARWEDGRIFSLVFHFSEEHSELVKDAYNMYIHENGLNPMAFQSLRKFESEVVQMTASLLNGDNNTVGCMTSGGTESILLAMKTYRDKARKERGDKYFVPEIIIPDSAHVAFLKAGEYFDIKMIHAPVNKTGKVDVNAVERRITPNTVALVGSAPNYPYGTIDPISELSDLALEYHLNLHVDACVGGFILPWLEKIGEDITPFDFRVPGVTSISADLHKYGYSAKGASVILYRSMDIMRHQLFVSVNFPGGIVMTPGLTGTRPGGAIASAWATLMSLGQKKYIENARNLSEIVKKFKEGIQAIPELEIVGEPQGPLFAYCSKTPKVNIYAVADILESKGWHIDRQQKPASIHFMINPLHGKIVDEYLNDLRDAVEKVKENPDLAKQATAPIYGMLANVPLRGMVESEVRKIVENIYKGTSSEINLEEQNTPDNVLTIVRKLFSYLSNK